In the Acidimicrobiales bacterium genome, CCGGGCCGGGCGGACTCCCCACACCGCCGCCGCCGCCAGAGCGCCGGCACCGACGGCAACCGCCTCGCCGCTCCCTTCGAGGGTGGCGGCCGCCGGGAGCCCGACGGCGAGGGCGAGAGGCAGGAGCGGGCCGAGGGCTCGCCGGGGACGGCTGGCGGCGGCAACGGCCACCGCGGCGGCGCCGACCACCACCGGCACCCCAGCCTCCACGGGCATGCCGCTGACCGGCACGACGAACGCGTCGACGACCATGCCCAGACGGGCCACGCCCAACAGGGCGGCGGCAGCACCCACCAATGCCGCTGTGGCGAGCGGCAGGCCGCCGTCGCCCTCCCGCCTGGTGGCGGCCGCCGCCACGGCCGCCGCCGCCCCCAGGCCGACCACCGCGGGGACCGGGGTGGCGTCGGCGGTGCCCACGGTGAGGCCGACGAGACCGACCCCGACGACGAGCGACCCGCCGACGGCAGCCCACCGTTCCTCCGGTCGGGTCACGGCGACGAGGAGCAGCGAGGCGCCGACGCCCGTCGGCCCCACCAGGCCGTCAGCGGCGAGCACCGACCCTCCCACCTCACCGAGCAGGGTGACGACCAGCCACCCGGCGGCGGCCAACAGACCGCCGGCGCGCACCGTCGTGCGCGCCGCTTCACCCTCGGGCGTCCACCACGTCGCGCCGGCGGCGAGCAGCGGGACGGCCAGGACCACGGCGAGCAGCACCGTGCTCACAGGACGCCCGATCCGCTGACGGCCAGCGCCGCCGCACCGACAGCCCCCGCCCCGGCGACCACGGCGAGGCCGGGCACGAGGCGGCGCCACGGCAGGGCGGTGGCGCCGAGGGCGACCACGATGCCGGCCAGCGAGGCGCTTCCCCGCTGGACGGGGTCGCCGGCGGCCGATGGACCGGCGACGACCATCGCCGCGGAGAGCCCGAGCACGACCGCCCCCACGAAGGCGGCAACCGGCGGGCGGGGCCACCGCCGACGGGCGATCCCCCGTGCACGCCCGTCGCCGATCGTCTCGGACGTCGCGGCGGGAGCCCGGCTGGCCGCCACCAGAGGCTGGGCCCGCCGGCGACCCGGGACGTCTGACGGGGGGGAAGGGGAGGCGGGCGGGGCGGCGGGGCCGGGCGGCGGCGCCTCGGACGTCGCGCGGGCCCACCGGGCGGAGGGCACGGCGAGGACCAGGGCCGTCGCCGCCAGCCAGGCCGAGGCGACCGCAGGGCGGGACCCCACCAGGCCGGCAGGGCCGAGGACGGCCTGGGCCCCGGCCAGGCCCGAGAGCGAGGACGATCCCCAACGGACGGAGACCGCGAGGACGGCGCCGGCGACCGCGAAGGCGGAGGCCGGCCGGCGGACGACCACCACCAGGAGCCCCCCGAGGAGCACGGCGCTCCCCGTCGAGGAGAGCGCCATGGCGGCAGCAGCCGCTGCCGCGGTCAGGCGGAGGGGGCCGAGGGCCTCGAGCGAGCCGGGGTCACCAGGAAGGTCCGGGCCAGGTGGTTCCACGAACAGTCGGGACAGACCTCGACCACGTAGCAGGCCAGGTCGCCGGCGCTCCGGCGCAGGCGCGCCATCTCCGCCTTCGTCGTCACGCACCGACCGTGGGCCGGCATCCGCGGCCCGAACACGTAGGAGACGAGCACCACGTTGGCGTCCTCGCAGATCGGGCACTCCTGGCTCGACTCCTCTCCGACGTTGCGGGCCGCCCGCACGAGCTCAGGGTGAGCGTCGCACACCTCGTGCCTGGCCAGGCGGCCCTTGCGGAACTCCGAGATCACCGACTGGCGGGCCAGGCGGTAGTCGACCTCACCCGGGGTGCCGGGTGCTGCACCTTGGATGGCCTGAGGGCGGAACGCCACGGAAGAGAGGGTAGCGAGGCCCAGGCTCGCGCGCCCGGGGCAGACGCTGGCGAGCCCATGAGGTTGCAGTCGATATATCGAGTCGATATGTTGAGGCGGTGATCGAGCTCGCCATCCTCGGGGTCCTCAAGGACGCCGACCTCCACGGCTACGAGCTGAAGAAGCGCCTCCGCGAGATCCTCGGCCCCCTGTCGACGGTCTCGTTCGGCTCCCTGTATCCGGCGCTGACCCGGCTCGAGTCCCAGGGAGCGGTCAAAGCGGTCGCCGCCGGGGTCACCCAGGGGCCGACCATCCCCATGACGGGCTCCTTCGCCGGCGAGGCGGCGGCGTTCCGTGCCGCCAGGCGCAAGGCCACCCGGGGCCCCCGCAACAAGAAGGTGTACGGGATCACCGACGTCGGCGAGCGCCAGCTCTGCGAGCGCATCGCCGACCCCGCCGACGACGAGCGGACCTTTCCCGTCAAGCTCGCCTTCTGCCGCTGGTGCGACCCGACCACCCGCCTCGACCTCCTCCAGCGCCGTCGAGCCACGCTCGCCGGCCGCCTCTCCGAGCGAGAGGGCACCACCGCCGCCCGGGGCGAGCGCCTCGACCGCTACGTGCGCTCCCTCCTGGAACACGACACCGAGTCCACCGTCCGGGACATCGCCTGGCTCGACCGCCTCATCGCCAGTGAGGTCGCCGACCACGACGACCCGACCGCAGCACCCACGTCGCCCGCCCCGGGCGACCCCACGACCACGCCCGACCCGGGCGACCACCTGGAAGGAACCACCACATGAAGAGCATCAAGCTCGCCATCGCCGGCGTGGGCAACTGCGCCAGCTCCCTGCTGCAGGGCCTGGAGTACTACAAGGACGCCGACCCGGCCGACGAGGTGCCCGGCCTCATGCACGTCGACCTCGGCGGCTACCACATCCGCGACATCGAGCTGGTGTGCGCCTTCGACGTCGACGCCACCAAGGTCGGCATCGACGCCAGCAAGGCCATCTTCTCGGGCCAGAACAACACCATCAAGTTCAGCCCCGTCGGCCACCTGGGCGTCACCGTCCAGCGCGCCCCCACCCTCGACGGCTTCGGCAAGTACTACAAGGAGACCTGCGAGGAGAGCCCGCACGAGCCGGTCGACGTGACCCAGGCCCTGCGCGACTCCGGCGCCGACGTGCTCGTCTCCTACCTCCCGGTGGGCTCCGAAGCCGCCCAGAAGATGTACGCCCAGGCATGCCTCGATGCCGGCGTCGCCTTCGTGAACGCCATCCCCGTGTTCATCGCCTCCGACCCCGAGTGGGCCCAGCGCTTCACCGACGCCGGCATCCCCATCGTGGGCGACGACATCAAGAGCCAGGTGGGCGCCACCATCGTCCACCGCATGCTTGCCCGCCTCTTCGAAGACCGCGGCATGGTGCTCGACCGCACCTACCAGCTCAACGTGGGCGGCAACATGGACTTCAAGAACATGCTCGAGCGCGACCGCCTCGAGTCGAAGAAGATCTCCAAGACCCAGTCGGTCACCAGTCAGCTCGACAACGGCATCGACGCCGACGACGTGCACATCGGCCCCTCCGACCACGTGCCCTGGCTCGATGACCGCAAGTGGGCCTACATCCGCCTCGAGGGCCGCAACTTCGGCGACGCCCCGCTCAACGTCGAGCTCAAGCTCGAGGTGTGGGACTCCCCCAACTCGGCGGGCGTGATCATCGACGCCCTCCGCTGCGCCAAGATCGCCATGGACCGAGGCCAGGGCGGCCCGGTCGAGGGCGCCAGCGCCTACTTCATGAAGAGCCCGCCCGTGCAGCACCACGACGACGTGGCCCACCGCATGGTCGAGGCCTTTGCCGCAGACGTGCCGTTCGAGGGCTGATCCCCTCCTCTCTCGACGTCGAGCTGCGAGACGGGCCCTGCCTGCGGGCGGGGCCCGTCCGCGCCACCGGCCGAGCCGGCGACCACACTGGCAACGTGCCGACCGACAACGCCGCCGCCTGGGACCGCCACTCCGCCGCCTACCAGGAGGGCGCCGACCTGGCGACCGACGTGGTGCACTACGGCCCCGACATCGCCACCGAGGCGGAGCTGCGCCTCTGCGGCACCGTGTCCGGCAAGCGGGTGCTCGAGCTCGGCTGCGGCGGCGCGCAGTGCTCGATCGCCTTCGCCAAGCAGGGCGCCAACGCCGTGGGCGTCGACTTCTCGGCCGAGCAGCTGGCCTTCGCCCGACGCCTCGTCGAACGGGAGGAGGTGAAGGTCGAGCTCCACCACGGCGACCTCGCCGACCTGGCCTTCATCCGGGGCGATCAGATCGACCTGGCCTTCTCGGCCTACGCCTTCGGGTTCGTCGAGGACCTCGACCGGGTGTTCCGGCAGGTGCACCGGGTGCTGAAGCCGGAGGCACCCCTGGTCTTCTCGCTGCCCCACCCCGCCTACGACATGATCGACGACCAGTCCGACCCGGCCCTCCTGGTGCGCCGCTCCTACTTCGACCACTCCCCCATCGACTACGAGTGGGGTGGCGTGGCCTTCACCGACTATCGCCACACGGTCGGCGACCTCTTCACGTCGCTCGGACGGGCCAACTTCCGGGTCGACACCATCCTCGAGCCGGAGCCGCTGCCGGGCGGGCCCCGGAGCCAGCACTGGCACGACGCCTTCCGCTACGTGCCGCGCACCCTGATCATGCGAGCTCGCAAACAGGGGATCTAGGCGACCTCATCCTCATTTCGCCTGCTCGGTCCACCAGGTCTCTAGGCGTCTTCGGGCCTCGTCTTCGCCGATGAGTCCCTCATCGAGGCGGAGCTCGAGGAGGAAGTCGAGCGCCTGGCCGATGACCGGGCCGGGGTCGACACCGAGGTGCTCCATCACCTGGCGCCCGTCGAGCTCAGGGCGCATGGCCGCCAGCTCCTCCTGGGCGCGCAGCTCCTCGATCCGCTCCTCGAGCGTGTCCATCCGTGCCGCCAGCTCGGCTGCCCGTCGCCGGTTGCGGGTGGTGCAGTCGCAGCGGGTGAGCTCGTTGAGCTCGTCCAGGAGGTGGCCGGCGTCGCGGACGTAGCGGCGGACGGCGGCGTCGGTCCAGCCCATCTTGTAGGTGTGGAACCGCAGGTGCATCTCGACGAGTCGCGTGACGTCCTCGATGTCGTCGGCGGCGTAGCGAAGCGCCTGCATCCGCTCGCGGGTCATGCGGGCGCCGACGACCTCGTGGTGGTGGAACGTGACCTTGCCGCGAGGACCGAACGAGCGGGTCTTGGGCTTGCCCACGTCGTGGAAGAGAGCAGCCAGTCGCACGATGCGCTCGGGCCGGGTCTTCTCGACCACGGCGATGGTATGTGCCAGCACGTCCTTGTGGTGGTGGATGGGGTCCTGCTCGAGGGCGAGGCCCGGCAGCTCGGGGAGGAACTCCTCCGCCAGGCCCGTCTCAACCAGGAACCACAGCCCGGGGCCGGGGCGCTCGACGACCACGAGCTTGTCGAGCTCGTCGCGGATGCGCTCGGAGGAGACGATCTCGAGGCGGTCGTGGAGGTCGCGCACGGCCGCCACCAAGTCGTCATCGGGCACCAGTCCGTAGCCGGCGATGAAGCGGGCGGCCCGCAGCATGCGCAGCGGGTCGTCGGCGAAGGACTCTTCGGGGGAGAGGGGCGTGCGCAGGCGCAGGGCCGCCAGGTCGGCGGCCCCTCCGAAGGGGTCCACCAGCTCCGGGGCGACGTCGCCGGGCCCGGTCGGCAGGCGAAGGGCCATGGCGTTGACGGTGAAGTCGCGGCGGGAGAGGTCGACCTCGACGTCGTCGGAGAAGCGGACGTCGGGCTTCCGGGAGGCGGGGTCGTAGGCGTCGGCCCGGTGGGTGGTGATCTCCACGTCGCGGCCGTCCTTGCGACAGCCGATGGTCCCGAAGCGCTTGCCCTGCAGCCACACGGCGTCGGCCCAGGGCCGCACGATCGCCTCGATCTCGTCCGGCAGGGCGTCGGTGGTCAGGTCGAGGTCGATCTCCGCCGCCTCGCGGCCGAGGAGGAGATCCCGTACGGCGCCGCCCACCAGGTAGGCGCGCTTGCCCTCCCGCCCGAACCGCTCGGCCAGGGGGCGCACCTCGTCGAGGATCGGCTGCAGCCGGTCGGGGACCACCGGGCACAGCGTACCGGCGCGCCCTGACCCTCCCCGAAGCCAGTCAGGTGCTGTTGGCGATGCCGGCGCGCTGCAGGGCGATGCGGAGGTCGTGGGGGTTGGTGGCCACCCCCATGGCGTCCCGCTGCTCCACCAGGCCGTCGCGGATGAGGCCGAGGAGGCTCTGGTCGAAGGTCTGCATCCCGTACCACTCGCCGTCGGCGATGATCTCGTCGATCGAGTCACCGGAGGCCGACGGGTCGATGATCCGGTCGAAGACCCGGCCGGTGTTGACGAGGACCTCCACCGCCGGGATTCGCCCCGTGCCGTCGGAGCGCTCGAGCAGGCGCTGGCTGAGGACCCCCCGCAGCGAGGTGGCGACCGTCTGGCGGATCTGTCGGTGCTGGTGCGACGGGAAGAAGTCGACGATGCGGTTGATGGTCTCGACGGTGCTCGAGGTGTGCAGGGTCGAGAGGACGAGGTGGCCGGTCTCGGCGGCGGAGAGGGCTGCGCTGACGGTCTCCGGGTCGCGCATCTCGCCCACGAAGATGACATCGGGGTCCTGGCGCAGCACCCGGCGCATGGCCTGGGCGAAGCCCTCCGTGTCGGAGCCGATCTCCCGCTGGCTCACCAAAGAGCTCTTGTCCTGATGGATGACCTCGATGGGGTCCTCGATGGTGACGATGTTGACCATCCTGGTGGCATTGATGTGGTCGATCATCGAGGCGATCGAGGTCGTCTTGCCGGAGCCGGTGGGCCCGGTGACGAGGACCAGGCCGCGGGGCTCTTCGGCGAGCGTGCGAGCCGCCGGGGGCAGGCCCAGGGCCTCGAAGCTGGGGATGCCGATGAGCACCCGGCGCAGCACCATGGCCACCGAGCCCCGCTGGCGGTAGACGTTGACGCGGAAGCGGCCCAGGCGGTGGACCCCGAGGGCGAAGTCGGCCTCGTTGGTGAGGTCGAACTCGGCGCGGCGGGCCGGAGGGAGGATGGCGAAGGCCATCCGCTCGATGTCAGGCGGCTTGAGCTTGGCGTAGGGCAGCTGCTGCAGGCGACCATCGACGCGCACGTAGGGCGGCGAGCCGGCCTTGATGTGCAGGTCGGAGCCCTGGAGGCGGCACAGGTGCTCCAGCAGGACGTCGATCTCGGCGTCGTCGTCGAACTCGACGACCTCGGGCGCGGTGGTGCTCACCCGGACCTCATCGGCAGGGTGGCTGCCAGACATGAGGGTCCGGCCTCAGCGGGCGGCCAGCGCGGTGACGGCGGCGTCGACCACGTGGCGTCCCGGGCCCCCCGACGTTGCCGCCTCCGGGCGGTGGTCGGCCCCGGTCAACGCCGCCGCGAAGGCGCCTGCCGAGTCGGCGAGCGCCTGGAGGTCGTAGCCGCCCTCGAGGAAGGCGATGCGTCGGCCCGGCGGGGCGAACGAGAGCGAGCGGCGGGTCAGGTCGGCGAAGTCGCCACTCGAGAGCCCGAGGCCGGTGAGGGGGTCGGCCCGGTGGCCGTCGAAGCCGGCCGACACCAGGAGCCAGGTCGGGGCGAAGCCCTCCACCACCGGCGCCACCACCTCGTCGAGGGCGGCCAGCGCGACATCGCCGGTGAGGCCCGCTGGCATCGGGAGGTTGAGGGTCGTGCCCGCGCCCTCACCGACCCCGGTGTCGCCCAGCCGGCCGGTGAAGGGGAAGAGCGGGAACTCGTGCAGCGACACGTAGAGGACGCGCGGGTCGGCGTAGAACACCGCCTGGGTCCCATTGCCGTGGTGAGCGTCCCAGTCGAGCACCAGCACCCGCTCGCCCCGCTCGGCGAGGACCCCGGCGGTCACGGCGATGTTGTTGACCAGGCAGAAGCCCATCGCCCGGGTGGGCATGGCGTGGTGGCCGGGGGGGCGCACCACGCAGAAGGCCGCGTCGGCCTCGCCCCGGTCGAGGCGCTCGACGGCGTCGGGGCCGGCGCCGGCGGCGAGCACGGCGGCGTCCCACGACGCCGGGACCGCCACGGTGTCGGCGTCGATGGCGCCGCCACCCGCCTCGCAGAACCGGGCCAAGGCGTCCAGGAAGTCCGGCGGGTGGGCGAGCTCGAGCTCGGACCGGGTGGCGGGGCGGGGCACGACCCGGATGAGGGCGTCGTCGACGCCGGCGGTGGCGATGCCCGCCAGGACCGCGTCGAGGCGAGCGGGCCGCTCGGGGTGGCCTCGACCGTTGTCGTGGTCGGCGAAGCGCTCGGAGGTCGAGAGCAGCAGTCGCAAGGCTTCGAGGCTACCGGGGGCGCCGCTGACGCACCGCCGCCCGGTGGGCGCCCGCGCATCGATACGCTCGCAGCGGTGCGTGGGCTCGACGTCGTGCGACGGGGGCCGGAGCGGCTCCGGGTGGGGCCCTGGCGTGGTGACGCCCGGGTCGCCTACCTGGCGCCCGTGTCCGAGACCCCCCCGCCCACCGCCGACATGGTGCGGTGGTGCTGCTCCCTGCTCGCGCGGCGCGGCTACGCCGAGGTCGTGACCGGCGCCCTGGCCGCACCGGAGCGGGAGGGCTTCGTGGCGGCCGGCTTCGAGGTCCGCGAGGAGCTCCACCTCCTGAGCCACGACCTCGACGACCTCCCATCGCTCGTCCCTCGGCCGGTGGTGCCGCTTCGGCGCGGGTGGCGAACCGACCGCGGCCGTGCGCTCGAGGTCGACGCGCTGGCCTTCAGCCCGTTCTGGCAGCTCGACACCTCGGGGCTGACGGAGGCCCTGCACGCCACGCCCGTCTCCCGGTTCCGGGTCGCAGGCCGAAACCCCCTCACCGGCTACGCGGTGTCGGGCCTCGCCGGACGGCAGGGCTACCTCCAGCGCGTCGCCGTCGACCCCGCCGCCTGGGGCCGAGGCCATGGGCGAGCCCTGGTGCTCGACGGGCTGCACTGGATGCGCCGACGTGGCGCCCGGCGGGCGGTGGTCAACACCCAGGTGGGCAACGGCCGAGCCCTCGACCTCTACGAGCGTCTCGGGTTCGACCTGCAACCATCCGGCCTCGCCGTCCTCGCACGGCGGCTCCCGGACCGGGAGCTGACCGGGTGAGGCGTCAGGTGGCGGGAGCGGCCGCGCTCCTCGCACTGACCCTTGGTGGGCTCGTGGCCGCTCCCGCCGAAGCCCAGCGCTCGCCGTCCGGCCGGATCGCCCTCGCCTCCCAGCGGTCGTGGATCGGCGACGGCAACACCTTCGTGCTGCGGGTCGACGTCGACCGCATCCGATCCCCCCAGGACCTCCAGCTCACCGCCACCGTCCACGCCGCGGTCACGTCCCGATCACAGTTCGCCCGCACGGTCCATGGGTCGCTCCTCGGCAGGAGGGTCGCTCGGTCGACGGTGCCCCTCCGCTTCGACGCCGCTGGCGCCGTCCCCGTGGTCTTCTCGCTCCCCGGGGCGCCCGACAACGTCGGCGCCGAGCCCCTCCCCGACCTCGCCCACGGCGTCTACCCGGTGGCGGTGTCGCTCCACGAGCGCGGTGGACCGGCGATCGACTCCTTCACGACCCACCTCGTCCGGGTCCCCTCCGCCACCGACCTCCCGCCGCTCTCGGTCGCCTGGGTGCTCCCCCTCTCGGCCCAACCGGGGCTCCAGCCCGACGGCACCACCGACCTGCCCGGCGAGGACCGGCGGCGACTCGCTGACGTGGCGAGCGCCCTGGCCGGGGTCAGCGGGGCAGCAGTCACCCTCGCCCCGACCCCCGAGACGCTCGAGGCGCTGCGCACCCTCGGCGACGAGGAAGCCCTCGACGACCTCCGGACGACGATCGACCAGGGCGGCCAGGTGATCGCCCGGTCGTACGTGGACCTCTCCCTCGGGACCCTGCTCGACCCCGCCCTCGCCGACATGGTCGGCGCCCAGCGCAGCCACGGGATCGACATCGTCGACGACCTTCTCGGCGTGCGGCCCGACCCCCGCACCTTCGTCACCCTCGACTCGCTGGATGACGACGACGTGACCCGCCTCCGGCGCACGGGCGTCGACCAGCTCGTCGTGGCCGAAGACGAGCTGGAACCGCTGCCGGCTCGGGTGACAGCCGGGTTGACCCTCGCCCGCCCCTTCCTCGTCGAGGCCGGCCGAGGCCGCCGCGTCGTCGCCGCTGCTGCCGAGTCCGGCCTCGCCGCCCACTTCTCCGACGGCGACGACCAAGTCCTCGCCGCCCACCACCTCATCGCCGACCTCGCAGTGATCTTCGGTGACCGGCCAGGGCAGGTCCGTGGGGTCGTGGTGCACCCACCGCGGGACTGGGAGCCCGATCCGACGTTCCTCGCCACCGTCCTGACGAGCATCTCTTCCATCCCGACCCTCGCACCCGTCACCGTCGACGAGCTGCTGGCCGACGTCACCGTGCTCGAGGATGGGGGCGACGCGGTGGTCCGGCAGCTCACGACCGGTGGCGCACCGTCGCCCGGTACGGGGCGCGACGAGCTCGACCGTCTCCGTCGGTCGGTCGAGTCGCTCGTGACGATGACCGGGAGGGCCAACCCCGACGTGGAGCTCCTCGACCAGCTCCTCCTCGTCGCCGAGTCTCAGCGGCTCGACGCCGACCGACGGCACGCCTACGTCACCGCCAGCCGTGGCCGCCTCGGCGACGTCCTCGACCGGATCCAGGTGCTCGACCGCGGCAGCTACCGCCTCACCGCACGGGAAGGCACCATCCCCTTGACGCTCCGCAACCACAACCCGTACCCGGTGACCGTGGTCCTCGGACTGGCGAGCGACAAGCTCGAGTTCACCGAAGGAGACGCGCTCGGCGACAACCGGTCCCGCCTGCACCGCGAGCTCACCCTCGAGCCGGGGAACACCGCGGTCTCGCTCCAGGTCCGTACCCGCACCTCCGGTGACTTCCCGCTGCGCATCGAGCTGCGCTCGGTCGACGGCGGCCTCGACGTGGGTGGCAGCCGGGTCACCATCCGCTCCACCGTCGCCTCTGGCGTGGGGGTGGTCCTGTCCGTCGGTGCCGGCCTCTTCCTCCTCGTCTGGTGGGCCCGGCACTGGCGGACCGCCCGGCGCGACCAGCGGTTGGTGGACCCGACGGCCGACGAGACGGCGTGAACGCCGGCGACGCCGCTCCCGACCCGCCCGCCGACCAGACCTCACGGGAGCCGGCCGAACCCGCACCGTCGGGCCGGCGGGCGTCGGCCCTCGTGGCCTCCGGGATCATGCTCAGCCGCCTCGCCGGCCTGGTCCGCGAGCGGGTGATCGCCTCCGAGCTCGGCGTGGGCATGGCCGTTGACGCCTTCCGGGCCGCACTGCGCATCCCCAACCTGATGCAGAACCTGCTGGGCGAAGGGGTGCTGTCGGCATCGTTCATCCCGGTCTACGCCCGCCTGCTCGAGGAGGGCCGCGAGGAGGAGGCCGGGAAGGTCGCCGGCGCCATCGCCGGCCTCCTCGCCGCCGTGGCCGGCCTCCTGGTGCTGATCGGCGTGGTGTTCGCCCGGCCCATCACCCTCGCGCTCGCTCCCGGCTTCGCCGGGACCCCCGAGCGCCTCGAGCTGACCGTCACCCTCACCCGGATCCTCACGCCCGGCATCGGGATCCTGGTGCTCTCGGCATGGTGCCTCGGGGTGCTCAACAGCCACCGCAGGTTCTTCCTCTCCTATGTGGCGCCGGTGCTCTGGAACGCCGCCCAGATCGGCGTGCTGGTCGCGCTCGGCATGCGCGGCTTCAGCCAGGAGGGCCTGGCGATCGGTCTGGCGTGGGGCGCCTTCGCCGGAGGGGTCCTGCAGCTGCTCGTGCAGGTGCCCACCGTCGTCCGCCTCGTTCGCCACCTGCGTCCCAGCCTGCGCACCGACCTCCCCGGCGTGCGGACGATCGTGCGCCGCTTCGTGCCGGTGGTGCTCGGGCGGGGCGTCGTCCAGCTGTCTGCCTACCTCGACCTGCTCCTGGCGAGCCTCCTGGCGGTCGGCGCGGTGTCGGCCCTCGGCTACGCACAGGTCTTCTACCTCCTCCCGATCAGCCTCTTCGGCATGAGCGTCGCCGCCGCCGAGCTGCCCGAGCTCAGCCGCCTCGACGCACCCACGGAGGAGGCGCTCGCCACCTGGCAGGAGCGAGTCGAGTCCGGCCTGGCCCGGGTCGCCTTCTTCGTCGTGCCCGTCTCGATGGTGTACCTCGTGCTCGGCGACCTGGTGGTGGGGGCGCTGCTCCGGACGGGTCGCTTCGGGCTCGCCGAGACGGTGCTGGTCTGGTACGTGTTGGCGGCCTTCACCATCGGCCTCCTCGCCACCACCTCGAGCCGGCTCCTGCAGAGCACGCTCTACGCCCTCGGCGACACCCGGACCCCTGCACGGGTCGCCGCGCTCCGGGTCGCCCTGGCCGCGGGCCTGGGCGTGGTGCTGATGTTCCAGCTCGACCGGATCGTGCTCGACGGCACCGGCCTCGTGGGCCTCGCAGGCTTCGACGAGCTCCCGGCCCCGCTGGCTCCCCTGCCAGAAGGGGTCAGGGTCGCCGGGGGCGTCATCCTCCGGCTCGGTGCCGTGGGCCTGGCGCTCGCCTCGGGGATGACGGCCTGGGTCGAGCTGGCCCTGCTGCGACGTCGGCTCACCGCCTCGGTCGGCCAGGTCCGGCTCGGCGGGGGCCACCTCGGGCGGATCCTCCTCGCGACGGCAGGGGCGGGGGCGGTAGCGCTGTTCGGCCGTCCGCTCGTCGACCACCTCCACCCCGTCGTCGCCCTCGCCCTCGTCGGTGGGCCGAGCGGGCTGATGTACCTCACGGCCACCACCGCCCTCGGCGTACCCGAGGCGCGCGCCCTCGTCGGGGGCGTCACGCGGCGCCTGAGCCGGTGAGCGCCGTGGGGCGGACGACGATCGCCGTTGTAACGTCGCCCTGACGAGGACCGAACCCGGGGAGAGCACCGATGGCCGTGCGAGTGGTGACCGACAGCGCCTGCGACCTGACCGACGAGGAGGCCGCGGCCCTCGGGGTCGAGGTGGTGCCGCTGACGATCCGCTTCGGCGCGGACGAGTACGTCGACCGCAAGGACCTCAGCCCGGCCGAGTTCTACGCCAAGCTCGCCGCCGCCGACGTGCTACCCGAGACGGCGGCCCCGTCGCCGGGCGCGTTCGAGGCCGCCTTCCGCTCCGCCCTCGACGGCGGAGCCGAAGCCGTGGTGTGCATCAACATCTCCTCGGGTCTCTCGGCCACCATGCAGTCGGCGCAGAACGCCGCCCGCGCCCTCGAGGGCCACGACATCCGCCTCGTCGACTCGCGCTCGATCACCTGGGGCCTCGGTAGCCAGGTCGTGGCGGCGGCCGAGGCCGCCCGCGACGGTCGCGACGCCGCCGAGATCGTCGCCCTGGTGGAGGGCATGGTTCCCCGAACGCGGGTCTACGGCGCGCTCGACACCCTCGACAACCTCCGCAAGGGCGGGCGCATCGGGGGAGCCCAGGCCATGATCGGGTCGCTGCTCTCGATCAAGCCCCTCATCGACATCAGCACCGGCGTGGTGGAGGAGGCGGGCAAGCCCCGCACCCGCTCGAAGGCGCTCAAGGCCCTCGTCGAAAAGGTGGCCGAGCAGCCCCAAGGCGTGGAGCGCCTCGGCCTGATGCACGGCAACGCCCCCGACGAGCTCGACCAGGTGCTCGACATGCTCGCCGAGCACCACCCCCGCGACCAGATCCACGTCGGGGAGATCGGCGCCACCATCGGCGTCCACGGCGGCGCCCGTGTCATGGGCGTCACGTTCCAGGTCCCGTCCGGCACCTGACCCGGCCGGCGGCGATCCCCGGCGATCCCGCAACGTGCGGGGACCCCGGCGCCGCGGATC is a window encoding:
- a CDS encoding GNAT family N-acetyltransferase; this encodes MRGLDVVRRGPERLRVGPWRGDARVAYLAPVSETPPPTADMVRWCCSLLARRGYAEVVTGALAAPEREGFVAAGFEVREELHLLSHDLDDLPSLVPRPVVPLRRGWRTDRGRALEVDALAFSPFWQLDTSGLTEALHATPVSRFRVAGRNPLTGYAVSGLAGRQGYLQRVAVDPAAWGRGHGRALVLDGLHWMRRRGARRAVVNTQVGNGRALDLYERLGFDLQPSGLAVLARRLPDRELTG
- a CDS encoding histone deacetylase; the encoded protein is MRLLLSTSERFADHDNGRGHPERPARLDAVLAGIATAGVDDALIRVVPRPATRSELELAHPPDFLDALARFCEAGGGAIDADTVAVPASWDAAVLAAGAGPDAVERLDRGEADAAFCVVRPPGHHAMPTRAMGFCLVNNIAVTAGVLAERGERVLVLDWDAHHGNGTQAVFYADPRVLYVSLHEFPLFPFTGRLGDTGVGEGAGTTLNLPMPAGLTGDVALAALDEVVAPVVEGFAPTWLLVSAGFDGHRADPLTGLGLSSGDFADLTRRSLSFAPPGRRIAFLEGGYDLQALADSAGAFAAALTGADHRPEAATSGGPGRHVVDAAVTALAAR
- the murJ gene encoding murein biosynthesis integral membrane protein MurJ translates to MNAGDAAPDPPADQTSREPAEPAPSGRRASALVASGIMLSRLAGLVRERVIASELGVGMAVDAFRAALRIPNLMQNLLGEGVLSASFIPVYARLLEEGREEEAGKVAGAIAGLLAAVAGLLVLIGVVFARPITLALAPGFAGTPERLELTVTLTRILTPGIGILVLSAWCLGVLNSHRRFFLSYVAPVLWNAAQIGVLVALGMRGFSQEGLAIGLAWGAFAGGVLQLLVQVPTVVRLVRHLRPSLRTDLPGVRTIVRRFVPVVLGRGVVQLSAYLDLLLASLLAVGAVSALGYAQVFYLLPISLFGMSVAAAELPELSRLDAPTEEALATWQERVESGLARVAFFVVPVSMVYLVLGDLVVGALLRTGRFGLAETVLVWYVLAAFTIGLLATTSSRLLQSTLYALGDTRTPARVAALRVALAAGLGVVLMFQLDRIVLDGTGLVGLAGFDELPAPLAPLPEGVRVAGGVILRLGAVGLALASGMTAWVELALLRRRLTASVGQVRLGGGHLGRILLATAGAGAVALFGRPLVDHLHPVVALALVGGPSGLMYLTATTALGVPEARALVGGVTRRLSR
- a CDS encoding DegV family protein, translating into MAVRVVTDSACDLTDEEAAALGVEVVPLTIRFGADEYVDRKDLSPAEFYAKLAAADVLPETAAPSPGAFEAAFRSALDGGAEAVVCINISSGLSATMQSAQNAARALEGHDIRLVDSRSITWGLGSQVVAAAEAARDGRDAAEIVALVEGMVPRTRVYGALDTLDNLRKGGRIGGAQAMIGSLLSIKPLIDISTGVVEEAGKPRTRSKALKALVEKVAEQPQGVERLGLMHGNAPDELDQVLDMLAEHHPRDQIHVGEIGATIGVHGGARVMGVTFQVPSGT
- a CDS encoding DUF6049 family protein, whose protein sequence is MAAPAEAQRSPSGRIALASQRSWIGDGNTFVLRVDVDRIRSPQDLQLTATVHAAVTSRSQFARTVHGSLLGRRVARSTVPLRFDAAGAVPVVFSLPGAPDNVGAEPLPDLAHGVYPVAVSLHERGGPAIDSFTTHLVRVPSATDLPPLSVAWVLPLSAQPGLQPDGTTDLPGEDRRRLADVASALAGVSGAAVTLAPTPETLEALRTLGDEEALDDLRTTIDQGGQVIARSYVDLSLGTLLDPALADMVGAQRSHGIDIVDDLLGVRPDPRTFVTLDSLDDDDVTRLRRTGVDQLVVAEDELEPLPARVTAGLTLARPFLVEAGRGRRVVAAAAESGLAAHFSDGDDQVLAAHHLIADLAVIFGDRPGQVRGVVVHPPRDWEPDPTFLATVLTSISSIPTLAPVTVDELLADVTVLEDGGDAVVRQLTTGGAPSPGTGRDELDRLRRSVESLVTMTGRANPDVELLDQLLLVAESQRLDADRRHAYVTASRGRLGDVLDRIQVLDRGSYRLTAREGTIPLTLRNHNPYPVTVVLGLASDKLEFTEGDALGDNRSRLHRELTLEPGNTAVSLQVRTRTSGDFPLRIELRSVDGGLDVGGSRVTIRSTVASGVGVVLSVGAGLFLLVWWARHWRTARRDQRLVDPTADETA